A genomic region of Runella rosea contains the following coding sequences:
- a CDS encoding GNAT family N-acetyltransferase, which yields MPQHTVTPSLLRNYTALVVQNNPDILHRFNIRWPLWLFNTPLHVKYQTASEVYTFILTDTATQTEAFGIFHLFIQQQAGISPSQASFGSFEIAERISHSEFAEWLTGIEGFAKELGINSLRIKHYPTGYNPSRSTFVRRGLLRRGFELTQSMENQFIPVTQINFDEGLHASERRRLRKCLRAGFRFEEWLNPPAHEVYTFIQHNRQLLGYSLSFSFEQLQMWLTVFSQHFRVFCVKDGEILASLSVTVRVGESVLYNFCPADNLTYRRFSPAVLLNKGLYGECQQKGISLLDLGISVNEAGELKPSLKRFKENLGAKNCDKYVFYKTLL from the coding sequence ATGCCTCAACATACGGTGACGCCTTCTCTGCTGCGCAATTATACTGCGTTGGTGGTACAGAACAATCCCGACATTTTACACCGTTTCAACATTCGGTGGCCGTTGTGGCTGTTCAATACTCCTTTGCACGTAAAATACCAAACGGCTTCAGAGGTCTACACGTTTATCTTGACCGATACGGCCACCCAAACCGAAGCCTTCGGGATTTTTCATTTATTCATTCAACAGCAAGCAGGAATCAGCCCATCGCAAGCCTCATTTGGGTCGTTTGAGATTGCAGAGCGCATCAGCCATTCCGAATTTGCGGAGTGGCTAACGGGGATTGAAGGTTTTGCCAAAGAGCTGGGAATCAACAGTCTGCGTATCAAGCATTATCCTACGGGTTATAATCCCTCACGCAGTACTTTTGTACGAAGGGGGCTTTTAAGGCGCGGTTTTGAACTGACGCAGAGCATGGAAAATCAGTTCATTCCAGTCACCCAAATCAACTTTGACGAAGGGCTCCACGCTTCTGAGCGCCGCCGCTTACGTAAATGCCTGCGGGCGGGGTTTCGTTTTGAGGAATGGCTCAATCCACCAGCGCATGAGGTCTACACATTCATACAGCACAACCGTCAATTATTGGGGTATTCACTTTCGTTCAGTTTTGAACAACTACAAATGTGGCTCACTGTCTTTTCCCAACATTTCCGTGTGTTTTGCGTCAAAGACGGCGAAATATTGGCCTCGCTTTCGGTCACGGTGCGCGTGGGGGAGTCTGTTTTGTACAATTTCTGCCCCGCCGACAACCTGACGTATCGTAGATTCAGTCCCGCCGTGTTGCTCAATAAAGGACTGTATGGTGAATGCCAACAAAAAGGAATCTCCCTGTTGGATTTGGGAATTTCTGTCAATGAAGCGGGCGAGCTAAAACCCAGTTTGAAGCGATTTAAGGAGAATTTGGGCGCAAAAAACTGCGATAAATACGTTTTTTATAAAACTTTGCTCTAA
- a CDS encoding ABC-F family ATP-binding cassette domain-containing protein, whose amino-acid sequence MISITNLSYYLGDRALYENASLHIKPKDKIGLIGLNGTGKSTLLHLIVGNYQPDAGHISKSGGCTIGFLNQDLLSYQSDDSILSVAMQAFERANELQRQMDAVIHEMEVNYQDKLVDRLARIQEEFEALDGYSIQSKAEEILEGLGFSTADLQKPLRLFSGGWRMRVMLAKLLLQKPSLLMLDEPTNHLDLPSIQWVEKYVQSYENAVIVVSHDREFLDNVCDTMVEVSNQKLNYYGGNYSFYIEEKALRNEIQKGAYENQQAKIRQTERFIERFKAKATKAKQAQSRAKMLDRMDRVEAVVDENAKVHFRFQFTTQPGRHVLQLENVSKAYGDKEILKNTSISMERGDKIALIGANGKGKSTLLRVIAGTEPIEGERRLGHNVLFTFYAQHQLESLNIEHTILEELKYANPTKSETECRTILGCFLFTGEDVFKKIKVLSGGEKSRVALAKVLVSEANFLLLDEPTNHLDMQSVNILIQALRQYEGSFVVVSHDRFFVEAIASKIWYIDNREVKEYPGTYQEYEWWQEERGEEETAKGKEAVMTSLASMNAVKTAPAATAAPSKNGSSNGQALKQLQNKVNQLEKEIDELEKRKTEIEEKLADESVYSNPTKLAELNRQYADIKQKINKSTENWEQAVLEVDALG is encoded by the coding sequence ATGATTTCAATAACTAACTTATCGTATTACCTCGGCGACCGAGCGTTATATGAAAACGCTTCGCTCCACATCAAGCCCAAAGATAAAATTGGCCTTATTGGTTTGAACGGAACGGGCAAGTCTACTTTATTGCATTTAATTGTGGGTAATTATCAACCCGATGCTGGACATATTTCAAAATCAGGCGGTTGTACAATCGGGTTTTTGAATCAGGATTTGCTTTCGTACCAAAGTGACGATTCTATTTTGTCGGTGGCAATGCAGGCTTTTGAGCGCGCAAACGAACTCCAACGGCAGATGGATGCGGTCATTCACGAAATGGAGGTTAATTACCAAGACAAATTGGTGGACCGGCTCGCCCGCATTCAGGAAGAATTTGAAGCTTTGGACGGATATTCTATACAATCAAAAGCGGAAGAGATTTTGGAAGGTCTCGGTTTTTCTACGGCCGATTTGCAAAAACCATTGCGGCTGTTTTCTGGAGGGTGGCGTATGCGGGTGATGCTTGCAAAACTGTTGCTCCAAAAGCCTTCGCTTCTCATGCTCGATGAGCCTACCAACCACTTGGACTTACCATCGATTCAGTGGGTAGAAAAATACGTTCAGAGTTATGAAAATGCCGTCATTGTGGTTTCGCACGACCGTGAGTTTTTGGATAATGTCTGCGATACAATGGTGGAAGTGAGCAACCAAAAGTTGAATTATTACGGCGGTAATTATTCGTTCTACATCGAAGAAAAAGCCCTTCGTAACGAAATTCAAAAAGGCGCTTATGAGAACCAACAGGCCAAAATTCGCCAAACGGAGCGTTTTATTGAGCGTTTTAAGGCCAAAGCAACCAAGGCCAAACAAGCCCAAAGTCGCGCCAAAATGTTGGATAGAATGGACCGAGTAGAGGCGGTGGTCGATGAAAATGCAAAAGTGCATTTTCGATTCCAGTTTACCACCCAGCCTGGGCGCCATGTGCTGCAACTCGAAAACGTGTCGAAAGCCTACGGAGATAAAGAAATCCTCAAAAATACCAGTATTTCGATGGAGCGGGGTGACAAAATCGCCCTCATTGGAGCCAATGGAAAAGGAAAATCGACCCTCCTGAGGGTCATTGCTGGCACCGAACCCATTGAGGGTGAGCGGCGTTTAGGTCATAACGTACTTTTTACGTTTTATGCTCAGCACCAATTGGAATCACTGAATATTGAGCATACGATTCTGGAAGAACTTAAATATGCCAACCCAACCAAGAGTGAAACGGAATGTCGGACCATTTTGGGCTGTTTTTTGTTTACGGGAGAGGATGTTTTCAAAAAAATAAAGGTTCTTTCTGGAGGGGAAAAATCGCGCGTAGCGTTGGCGAAAGTGCTGGTGTCGGAAGCTAATTTCTTGTTGCTCGATGAGCCTACCAACCACTTAGATATGCAATCGGTCAATATTTTGATTCAGGCGCTGCGCCAGTACGAAGGCTCTTTTGTGGTGGTTTCACACGACAGGTTTTTTGTGGAAGCTATAGCGAGTAAGATTTGGTACATCGACAATCGCGAAGTGAAAGAATACCCAGGCACGTATCAGGAATACGAATGGTGGCAGGAAGAGCGGGGAGAAGAAGAAACAGCCAAAGGAAAAGAGGCTGTTATGACGAGCTTGGCATCGATGAACGCCGTAAAAACCGCGCCAGCGGCTACTGCGGCGCCGTCGAAAAATGGGAGTTCAAACGGGCAGGCGCTCAAACAGCTTCAAAATAAAGTGAATCAGCTCGAAAAAGAGATTGATGAATTAGAAAAGCGTAAAACGGAAATAGAAGAGAAATTGGCGGATGAATCGGTTTACAGTAACCCGACCAAGTTGGCCGAACTCAACCGTCAATACGCTGACATCAAGCAAAAAATAAATAAATCTACCGAGAACTGGGAGCAGGCAGTGCTGGAGGTGGATGCGTTGGGATAG
- a CDS encoding response regulator: protein MKTILLIEDNPDMRDNTTEILELAHYNVITAENGKQGIKLAQESSPDLIICDIMMPELDGYGVLHLLSKEPSTASIPFIFLTAKAEKNDYRKGMTLGADDYLTKPYDDVELLSAVETRLRKNNLLKTEYSRTEEGLYQFLNEAKSFESLKKLSENKKTKLFKKREIIYSEGNYPNAVYFLKSGKVKNFKTNEFGKEYIIELHKPGDFFGYLDLLENIAYQDSAVTLQDSEVVIIPKDEFNSLLYNNRDVASKFIKILSNEVREREERLLKLAYNSVRKRVAESLIMLANRYQEDKTKHFAIAITREDLASIVGTATETVIRTLSDFKEESLIEMKGSLITVLDYEKLARMRN, encoded by the coding sequence ATGAAAACAATCCTGTTGATAGAAGACAATCCCGATATGCGGGATAATACAACCGAAATTCTGGAGTTGGCCCACTATAATGTGATAACGGCAGAAAACGGCAAACAAGGCATTAAACTGGCACAAGAGAGCAGTCCAGACCTCATCATCTGCGATATTATGATGCCTGAACTGGACGGGTATGGTGTGCTTCATTTACTGAGCAAAGAACCTTCTACGGCCAGTATTCCGTTTATTTTTCTAACCGCAAAGGCCGAAAAAAACGACTATCGTAAAGGGATGACCCTGGGGGCCGATGATTACCTCACCAAACCCTACGACGATGTGGAGCTATTAAGTGCCGTTGAAACGCGCCTGCGAAAAAACAACCTGCTAAAAACGGAATATTCACGGACAGAAGAGGGTCTTTACCAATTTTTGAACGAAGCAAAGTCTTTTGAATCACTCAAAAAACTTTCGGAAAATAAGAAAACGAAGCTCTTTAAGAAACGGGAGATTATTTATTCGGAAGGCAATTATCCAAACGCGGTTTATTTTTTAAAAAGCGGTAAAGTAAAGAATTTTAAAACCAACGAATTTGGGAAAGAATACATTATCGAACTGCACAAGCCCGGTGATTTTTTTGGGTATTTGGATTTACTAGAAAACATCGCCTACCAAGACTCTGCGGTTACGCTTCAAGACAGTGAAGTGGTGATTATTCCCAAAGACGAGTTTAATTCATTGTTGTACAACAACCGCGATGTAGCCTCAAAATTTATAAAAATTCTTTCCAATGAAGTACGAGAGCGTGAAGAGCGCCTGCTCAAATTGGCCTATAACTCGGTACGCAAACGCGTAGCCGAATCGCTCATTATGCTAGCCAATCGCTATCAAGAGGACAAAACCAAGCATTTTGCCATTGCCATTACCCGCGAAGATTTAGCCAGTATTGTAGGAACGGCTACTGAGACGGTGATTCGTACCCTGTCAGATTTCAAAGAAGAATCGCTCATCGAAATGAAAGGTAGTCTCATCACGGTGCTAGATTATGAAAAACTGGCCCGAATGAGAAACTAA